Proteins from a genomic interval of Nitrospinota bacterium:
- a CDS encoding translocation/assembly module TamB domain-containing protein, translated as MYSITPTRKKIALIAGILLSLLFVVIFSAYGWLQSNSGKQQLVRWIEAAANNGDTKLAIGSLEGSVPSAMVLTDIWVSDSAGVWLKVDRVEYRWHPWSLLKGLFRVEELAIQTVDLLRKPILPETEIEAPPQENSEPFTGIPVALSIDRLVAEKIRLGETVLGEEVQLTLNSQMAYLGLSEGLLLNLNLKRIDQTPGKVDLEISFLPLSKTFVMGLNAEEPAGGLLVHALQVPDLPEMSAIIKGEGTLDDWQGRFNFHAGPFLGVEGRAGLKTIASEQYALDLTMKAKLASYIPPELLDVWGDSVDLSTRVVSESFKKITIQKLNVSHPAVHLDVGGDVDLGEGEMSMRYTLTAGDDKAYSTMVPDVQWNSLKLSGSAEGLFLQPKIDVTIEGKDLRALSYAVSLTNAQLQITPDQPLNQKGFKLAVRGGGLLNGLSGPDLSLKKIIPEKMTWGLLGNIDLDHQKIDLEQFEFLSDLANFNLKGQLNQWGEQAKVNGVVNLPELSKFTELAQTKLTGNLNLDLSVESEEYGKTIFTRFDTLIENMVTDFPDVNTLAGERISIAGKVSLAKDGLIHVDALKFNGVAISGVLNATLTEKQAVEADLSVTLPRLAVLSAKVGKNLSGQLHVKTKIQGILSSPRITASIESKNLVFDGIPVEKGRGDVTAGNLQKSPTGTLATHIKANEWEATTSTDFALQPDDRLSLKKIKVAGSGAEILGDLLVDLKSTSVNGTLNGRILDYSTINDIIKQDISGNTVLTVNLSNADGQTVNFAAQVDDFNLKGESPLSIKSVGLSGKVTHALTEPIVESKLQVSALSHSAAKVNNLVLTTQGSLKAMDVSLEADAMPTAGPEANVKSTGKLSMADASQEFQLKTLAGKVGKIPFQLTQPALIKVNATDLELSQFAMKIQDGQVSSNFKKNSEGLFGDFTVDHFPLNIVNQLVPGLGVHGDLKGKAVFDGNFENPKGNLKFSVTQLKFDQATKQGLAPATVDLQGTWEKGLTKVDLNFTQPSVGEFKANGEIPLVMVNDPTGISIPAKAPLKGSAKGQLGLDILNDILVASGNQIRGKVDLAVQAGGTIDAPQVAGTVKFLDGEFENLKLGTSLKSIEILTSFDRNQFILDSLSARTPKDGTIFAKGTIKKSGEDDFIADLKLNTKSAQLVAIDTITSQVTSDLHLLGSIKSPALKGGITINHTEIYVPNKLPPSVVVLEVEETDGNEDEIEKTIKIESAKKEDPGFDMALDLKIKAPGQIFVRGRGLDAELEGDLQVTGTTNKPKVDGAFKLRRGTLNILNRKVKFKQGVVRFDGVPAREPDLDFKAEIPAQNMTILISVLGAVSDPKIKLSSDPEMPQDEILSNFLFDKSAGSMTPIEPVQLANSAAQLAGMGGQGAGVMDKVRGSLGLDTLKFSGDDSGPGVEAGRYVAEGVYVGVKQGLGEDSSGAILEYEVTPNITVESDIGADAKSRVGISMEWDY; from the coding sequence ATGTATTCAATAACACCCACACGAAAGAAAATTGCCCTGATCGCCGGGATACTTTTGTCTCTGCTGTTTGTTGTGATTTTTAGCGCCTATGGATGGTTGCAATCGAACTCAGGAAAACAACAATTGGTGCGATGGATAGAGGCGGCGGCTAATAATGGGGATACAAAACTGGCTATTGGCTCTCTGGAGGGCAGTGTCCCATCCGCTATGGTATTGACGGATATTTGGGTTTCAGACTCTGCGGGAGTCTGGTTGAAGGTGGATCGAGTGGAATATCGTTGGCATCCGTGGAGCCTGCTTAAAGGACTATTCCGGGTCGAAGAATTAGCTATCCAAACCGTCGATTTATTGAGAAAACCTATTTTACCCGAAACGGAAATTGAAGCGCCCCCACAAGAAAATAGCGAACCCTTCACGGGTATTCCCGTTGCTTTGAGTATTGACCGGCTTGTAGCGGAAAAAATTCGACTGGGGGAAACAGTTTTAGGTGAGGAAGTACAATTAACCTTGAACAGCCAGATGGCCTATCTGGGACTATCCGAAGGGTTGTTGCTCAATCTGAACCTGAAACGCATCGATCAAACCCCTGGCAAGGTGGATCTTGAAATTTCTTTTCTTCCGTTGTCTAAGACCTTTGTGATGGGGTTGAATGCAGAAGAGCCTGCAGGCGGACTTCTGGTGCATGCACTGCAGGTTCCAGATTTGCCGGAAATGTCCGCCATCATCAAGGGAGAAGGAACCCTGGATGATTGGCAGGGACGGTTCAATTTTCATGCAGGGCCTTTCCTGGGTGTGGAAGGACGAGCGGGGCTAAAAACGATTGCCAGTGAGCAATACGCTCTCGATCTTACAATGAAAGCCAAGCTCGCTTCCTATATACCCCCTGAGCTTTTGGATGTCTGGGGAGATTCAGTGGATTTGAGTACCCGTGTGGTCTCAGAATCTTTTAAAAAGATAACAATCCAAAAGCTGAACGTCTCGCATCCAGCGGTCCATTTGGACGTGGGTGGTGATGTGGACTTGGGTGAAGGTGAAATGAGCATGCGTTACACCCTCACTGCCGGAGACGACAAGGCGTATTCAACAATGGTTCCGGATGTTCAGTGGAATTCGCTCAAGCTTTCTGGATCAGCGGAAGGGTTGTTCCTGCAACCCAAAATTGATGTGACTATTGAAGGAAAGGATTTGAGGGCATTGAGTTATGCCGTTTCCCTCACCAATGCTCAATTGCAAATCACACCGGACCAACCACTTAATCAAAAGGGTTTCAAACTGGCTGTGCGTGGAGGCGGGTTGTTGAATGGCCTCAGCGGACCTGACCTGAGTTTAAAGAAAATCATTCCAGAGAAAATGACATGGGGGTTGCTAGGAAATATCGATTTGGATCATCAAAAAATCGATCTGGAGCAATTTGAATTTTTGAGCGATTTGGCTAATTTTAATTTGAAGGGTCAACTGAACCAATGGGGCGAGCAGGCTAAAGTAAATGGAGTTGTCAATCTACCAGAACTATCGAAGTTCACTGAGTTGGCTCAAACGAAATTGACGGGTAATTTAAACTTAGATTTGAGTGTTGAGTCTGAGGAATATGGAAAAACCATATTCACCCGTTTTGATACGTTGATCGAAAATATGGTTACCGACTTTCCAGACGTGAATACTTTGGCGGGAGAGCGGATAAGCATTGCTGGCAAAGTAAGTCTTGCTAAAGATGGTTTGATTCATGTCGATGCGTTGAAGTTCAATGGTGTAGCAATTTCCGGTGTGCTGAATGCAACATTGACTGAGAAGCAGGCAGTGGAAGCCGACTTGTCGGTTACCTTGCCTCGTCTCGCCGTATTATCCGCGAAAGTGGGAAAAAATCTATCCGGCCAATTGCATGTCAAAACAAAAATCCAAGGTATCTTGTCCTCGCCCAGGATCACTGCCAGCATTGAAAGCAAGAATCTCGTTTTTGATGGTATTCCGGTTGAAAAAGGCCGGGGCGATGTAACAGCTGGAAATTTGCAAAAGTCTCCGACGGGAACATTAGCAACTCATATCAAAGCAAATGAATGGGAGGCAACCACTTCCACCGATTTTGCCCTGCAACCGGATGATCGTTTGTCGCTGAAGAAAATCAAAGTTGCGGGTTCAGGGGCAGAAATTCTCGGAGATCTGTTGGTCGATCTAAAATCCACTTCTGTAAATGGAACCTTGAATGGACGGATACTCGATTATTCGACGATCAATGACATCATTAAACAGGATATATCCGGCAATACCGTTTTGACTGTGAATTTGTCGAATGCCGATGGGCAGACGGTAAACTTTGCGGCGCAAGTGGATGATTTCAATTTGAAGGGAGAATCTCCACTTTCAATCAAGTCAGTGGGCTTGTCCGGGAAAGTGACCCATGCCCTGACAGAACCTATCGTAGAAAGTAAATTGCAAGTATCTGCGTTGAGTCACTCGGCGGCAAAAGTTAATAATTTGGTTTTGACTACGCAGGGGTCGTTGAAGGCCATGGATGTTTCACTGGAAGCTGATGCAATGCCGACTGCAGGACCAGAAGCGAATGTTAAATCGACCGGAAAATTGAGCATGGCGGATGCCTCTCAGGAATTTCAATTGAAAACACTGGCAGGAAAAGTGGGTAAGATTCCTTTCCAATTGACTCAACCGGCCCTCATTAAAGTCAATGCTACGGATTTGGAACTGAGTCAATTTGCAATGAAGATACAGGATGGCCAAGTGTCTTCTAATTTTAAAAAGAACTCCGAAGGGTTGTTTGGTGATTTTACCGTGGATCATTTTCCTTTGAACATAGTGAACCAACTTGTTCCAGGGCTGGGTGTTCATGGAGATCTAAAAGGAAAAGCGGTTTTCGATGGTAATTTTGAAAATCCCAAAGGCAATTTAAAATTTTCTGTGACGCAATTGAAATTTGATCAGGCAACTAAACAGGGGTTGGCTCCAGCCACAGTCGATTTGCAAGGAACCTGGGAAAAGGGACTCACAAAAGTTGATTTAAATTTCACTCAACCCTCTGTGGGGGAATTCAAGGCAAACGGTGAAATTCCTCTGGTAATGGTTAATGACCCGACAGGAATTAGTATTCCTGCCAAAGCTCCCCTAAAAGGTAGTGCCAAAGGCCAACTGGGTTTGGATATTTTAAATGATATCCTGGTGGCCAGCGGCAATCAGATTCGAGGCAAGGTGGATCTGGCAGTTCAAGCGGGAGGAACGATAGATGCGCCGCAGGTGGCGGGTACCGTTAAATTCCTCGATGGCGAATTTGAAAACCTGAAATTGGGAACTTCTCTTAAATCCATAGAAATCCTGACATCATTCGATAGGAACCAATTTATTTTAGATAGTCTGAGTGCCCGAACTCCGAAGGACGGTACTATTTTCGCGAAGGGAACTATAAAAAAATCTGGCGAAGATGATTTCATTGCCGACCTGAAACTGAACACAAAATCTGCGCAATTGGTGGCTATCGATACGATCACCTCCCAGGTGACGAGTGATCTGCATTTGCTGGGTTCGATAAAATCCCCTGCATTAAAAGGGGGAATTACCATCAACCATACGGAAATATACGTTCCCAATAAACTGCCTCCAAGTGTCGTGGTGTTGGAGGTCGAAGAAACTGACGGCAATGAAGATGAAATTGAAAAAACAATAAAGATCGAATCAGCAAAAAAAGAGGACCCTGGATTTGATATGGCTTTGGATTTGAAGATAAAGGCTCCAGGGCAGATCTTTGTTCGTGGCAGAGGCTTGGATGCAGAACTTGAAGGAGATCTGCAGGTTACAGGAACTACAAATAAGCCCAAGGTGGATGGAGCATTCAAGCTTCGCCGGGGAACGTTGAATATATTGAATCGAAAAGTAAAATTCAAACAGGGAGTGGTGAGATTCGATGGTGTCCCAGCACGAGAGCCCGATCTTGATTTCAAAGCTGAAATCCCTGCCCAGAACATGACCATACTGATCAGTGTTCTGGGTGCTGTTTCTGACCCAAAAATTAAATTGAGCTCTGATCCGGAAATGCCTCAGGATGAAATACTTTCGAATTTCCTGTTTGATAAAAGCGCTGGTTCCATGACGCCGATTGAGCCGGTGCAACTTGCAAACTCAGCCGCTCAACTCGCGGGGATGGGTGGCCAGGGTGCGGGCGTCATGGATAAAGTGCGCGGCTCTCTGGGATTGGATACGTTGAAATTCTCTGGCGATGATTCCGGACCGGGCGTCGAGGCCGGACGATATGTTGCAGAGGGTGTTTATGTTGGGGTGAAACAAGGGTTGGGAGAGGATTCCAGCGGTGCGATTCTCGAATATGAGGTCACCCCAAATATTACCGTGGAGAGCGATATCGGCGCGGATGCCAAATCCCGTGTGGGGATTTCCATGGAATGGGATTATTAA
- a CDS encoding ABC transporter ATP-binding protein, with protein sequence MIDVLNLSKTYRLGNVEVPALADVSFNFNRGEFIAIMGPSGSGKSTLMNLLGCLDLPTSGTYRLDNIDIQNMSPDQLAEVRNRKIGFVFQSFNLLPRASALENIELPLLYGRVPNASKIAMDALARVGLADRARHKPAELSGGERQRVAIARAFVNNPAIILADEPTGNLDSKTGEEIMNIFTRLNEEGVMVILVTHEKEIAQYARHILNMKDGKLLNPPMMTGRVS encoded by the coding sequence GTGATTGATGTCTTAAATTTAAGTAAAACCTATAGGCTCGGCAATGTGGAAGTGCCCGCTCTGGCAGATGTCAGCTTTAACTTTAACCGGGGAGAATTCATAGCCATTATGGGGCCCTCAGGAAGCGGAAAATCGACATTGATGAACCTGCTGGGCTGTCTGGATCTTCCCACCTCCGGCACTTACCGTTTGGATAATATCGATATTCAGAATATGAGTCCCGACCAGCTCGCAGAAGTAAGAAATCGAAAAATCGGATTCGTGTTCCAGAGTTTTAATCTTTTGCCGCGCGCGTCGGCTTTGGAAAATATCGAGCTTCCTCTCCTTTACGGCCGAGTTCCCAATGCGTCTAAAATAGCGATGGATGCCCTTGCCCGCGTGGGTCTGGCAGATCGAGCCCGACACAAGCCGGCGGAACTATCTGGAGGGGAACGGCAACGGGTGGCCATTGCCCGTGCCTTTGTGAATAACCCCGCCATCATTCTCGCCGATGAGCCCACGGGAAATCTCGATTCCAAAACGGGTGAAGAAATCATGAATATATTCACACGCCTGAATGAAGAGGGAGTGATGGTCATTCTGGTCACGCATGAAAAAGAAATCGCCCAATACGCCCGCCACATTCTGAACATGAAAGATGGAAAATTGTTAAACCCGCCAATGATGACGGGACGCGTTTCCTGA
- a CDS encoding ABC transporter permease, translated as MALRSLIANKLRTFLTTLGIIIGVASVISMIAIGEGAKQQTLSTISKFGTNIITVNPGRKKTRHVSSDKVVTLTFDDAGAIETSIPLITGVAAQVYRPAQLKFANKNTNTTVRGTGKEYDRLANFNIDRGRYFNSDEIRTSRQVAVLGATVVKNLFDSEDPIGKTMKVDGKNYLVIGIMEAKGALSWFDPDDQIFIPVSTAQKRLFGMDYVQSIDVQAENIEDLEAIMEDIDRLLRLRHNIREGEESDFHVQNSSQWLSSWGDAAKTFTYLLGGIAAISLMVGGIGIMNIMLVSVTERTREIGIRKAIGAKKREIMEQFLIESVLMSFLGGGIGILLGLMISKVVSKMGGWETVVSPESILLSFGFSVGIGIFFGYYPANKAANLNPIEALRYE; from the coding sequence ATGGCATTGCGAAGTTTGATCGCCAATAAACTGCGAACATTTTTGACAACGCTCGGGATCATCATCGGGGTGGCCTCGGTGATTTCAATGATTGCCATTGGCGAAGGCGCCAAACAACAGACCTTGAGCACGATTTCAAAATTCGGGACCAATATCATCACCGTCAACCCGGGTCGTAAAAAGACCCGTCACGTTTCCAGCGATAAAGTCGTTACGTTGACGTTTGACGATGCGGGCGCTATTGAGACAAGCATACCCCTGATAACAGGAGTGGCGGCTCAGGTGTACCGACCGGCGCAATTAAAGTTTGCCAATAAAAACACCAACACCACGGTTCGCGGAACGGGAAAAGAATATGACCGTCTGGCCAATTTCAACATTGACCGGGGGCGATATTTTAATTCTGACGAAATCAGAACTTCCCGTCAGGTTGCGGTTCTGGGAGCTACAGTGGTCAAGAACCTGTTTGACAGTGAAGACCCCATCGGTAAAACGATGAAGGTCGATGGCAAGAATTATCTGGTCATCGGGATCATGGAAGCCAAGGGAGCGTTGAGTTGGTTCGATCCGGACGATCAAATCTTCATCCCGGTGAGCACGGCGCAGAAACGGCTGTTCGGCATGGATTATGTTCAATCCATCGACGTGCAGGCGGAAAATATTGAGGACCTGGAAGCTATTATGGAAGATATCGATCGGCTCCTGCGATTGCGACACAACATCCGCGAGGGTGAGGAAAGTGATTTCCATGTGCAGAACTCCTCGCAATGGTTGAGCAGTTGGGGCGATGCAGCAAAGACCTTCACCTACCTTTTAGGCGGCATCGCGGCGATATCGCTAATGGTCGGGGGCATCGGCATCATGAACATCATGTTGGTTTCGGTGACGGAACGCACACGGGAAATAGGCATTCGCAAAGCTATTGGAGCGAAAAAAAGAGAGATCATGGAACAGTTTTTGATTGAATCGGTGTTGATGAGTTTTCTGGGAGGAGGCATCGGCATCCTGCTCGGATTGATGATTTCCAAAGTTGTTTCCAAAATGGGTGGATGGGAAACGGTGGTTTCTCCTGAATCCATTCTGCTGTCATTCGGATTTTCTGTCGGCATAGGAATTTTCTTCGGATATTATCCAGCCAATAAAGCCGCCAACCTCAACCCCATTGAAGCGTTAAGGTACGAATAA
- the pabB gene encoding aminodeoxychorismate synthase component I — MRIVPSRDEYLDLVKRSNRVPVCGEKFIPNLSPHLLYRELYKDCSDSFLLESGKGPEDTSRYSFMGASNSSSIKIQGNNAFVQSGDVSDAVDPMEALGRLNFDDDIKQANYLPHFWGGWVGVIGYELVGLFENLPERKSDDLEIPDLYMVQVDHLLVYDHKEETLKVVVSHESGEGLEDYNTIVSEIQKSWNQIEQFIDSIQKTSKSILSSPITFSGNNGSHKNGLQSDMTRDEYIKSVRKAKKYIEEGDIYQANLSQRFTTAYEGDPFDLYLDLRSVNPSPFSGFLKFQDFAIVSSSPERLVKVDNYNVETRPIAGTRPRSPDPVKDQSLSTELLLNEKERAEHLMLVDLERNDLGRICKTGSVHVSDLMFLEQYSHVSHIVSNITGELLPEVSVRDILRAVFPGGTITGCPKVRCMEIIGELEPVSRGPYCGSFGYIGFSRNMDLNIIIRSILLKEGKAYFNVGAGIVADSCPEKEYLETLDKAAAMIQVLSEPIKESL; from the coding sequence ATGCGAATCGTACCCAGCCGAGATGAATATTTAGATTTAGTTAAAAGATCCAATCGCGTTCCCGTTTGCGGGGAGAAGTTCATTCCCAACCTGTCGCCTCACCTACTCTATCGCGAACTCTATAAAGATTGTAGTGATTCGTTTTTACTGGAAAGCGGGAAGGGTCCAGAAGATACGTCCCGATATTCTTTCATGGGCGCTTCCAATTCAAGTTCTATAAAAATTCAAGGAAACAATGCCTTCGTGCAAAGCGGTGATGTCTCGGATGCAGTGGACCCTATGGAAGCTCTTGGACGATTGAATTTCGATGATGACATTAAACAGGCAAATTACCTGCCGCATTTTTGGGGCGGCTGGGTGGGAGTCATCGGTTACGAGTTGGTAGGACTGTTTGAAAATCTCCCGGAACGTAAATCAGACGACCTGGAAATCCCTGATTTATACATGGTGCAGGTGGACCATCTTCTTGTTTACGATCATAAAGAAGAAACTTTGAAGGTCGTTGTTTCTCACGAGTCCGGCGAAGGACTTGAGGACTACAACACAATAGTGTCCGAGATTCAGAAATCATGGAATCAGATTGAACAATTTATAGACTCGATACAGAAAACGTCTAAATCCATTTTAAGTAGTCCAATAACGTTCAGTGGAAACAATGGAAGCCACAAGAACGGACTTCAATCCGATATGACTCGCGATGAATATATAAAGTCCGTTAGGAAGGCAAAAAAATATATTGAAGAGGGCGATATCTATCAGGCCAATCTGTCTCAACGATTTACAACCGCGTATGAAGGCGACCCTTTTGACCTGTACCTTGATCTGCGATCCGTGAACCCCTCCCCTTTTTCGGGATTTTTAAAATTCCAGGACTTTGCGATCGTGAGCTCCTCCCCCGAACGGTTGGTCAAGGTTGATAATTACAACGTGGAAACCCGGCCCATTGCCGGAACACGGCCAAGAAGCCCGGACCCTGTGAAAGATCAATCATTATCAACGGAATTATTACTCAACGAAAAGGAACGCGCGGAACATTTGATGCTGGTGGATCTAGAACGCAATGATCTGGGGCGAATCTGCAAAACCGGAAGTGTGCATGTTTCCGACCTCATGTTTCTGGAACAATATTCCCACGTGAGCCACATCGTTTCCAATATAACAGGAGAATTATTGCCTGAGGTCTCGGTCCGGGATATCCTGCGCGCCGTATTTCCCGGAGGAACCATTACGGGATGTCCGAAAGTCCGTTGTATGGAAATCATCGGAGAACTGGAGCCTGTAAGCCGCGGGCCCTATTGCGGTTCATTTGGTTATATTGGTTTCTCCCGCAATATGGATTTGAATATTATTATACGCTCCATTCTATTGAAAGAAGGCAAAGCCTACTTTAACGTTGGCGCCGGGATCGTGGCAGACTCGTGCCCGGAAAAGGAATACCTGGAAACTTTGGACAAGGCCGCGGCGATGATTCAGGTTCTTTCCGAACCAATAAAAGAGAGCCTGTGA
- a CDS encoding aminotransferase class IV, whose amino-acid sequence MPQSSATVSVMDRGFCYGDGLFETMRSYGNNVFRLEDHLERLYQSLDLIYLNVPITRDEMRSAIQETLKRNQCPDSMVRLTISRGEQTTGFHIDPEACPTLVIIVRELEPLPEEWLEEGIKISLFPSTAFRVGGLTQQIKSCNFLSYILVREMAHRENSMEGILIDDDDRITEGTTSNVFIVKNGQLKTPQLNRYILPGITRQVVLKLAEKRGIPVSEQTLKSEDIYHADEVFITNSRVEILPVRCADDKIIGAGKPGKITRFLHAEFLKSIEGSYQKC is encoded by the coding sequence ATGCCCCAGTCATCGGCCACCGTTTCAGTTATGGACCGGGGATTTTGTTATGGAGACGGTTTGTTTGAAACCATGCGCTCTTACGGCAATAATGTGTTTCGTCTGGAAGATCATTTGGAAAGGCTTTATCAGTCGCTGGATCTTATTTATCTCAACGTTCCCATAACGCGCGATGAAATGCGGTCTGCTATTCAGGAAACGTTAAAAAGAAATCAGTGTCCTGACAGCATGGTCCGTTTGACAATTTCCAGGGGCGAACAAACGACGGGATTCCATATCGATCCTGAGGCGTGCCCCACTCTGGTCATCATTGTGAGAGAGCTGGAACCCTTGCCGGAAGAATGGCTTGAAGAGGGAATCAAAATATCACTTTTCCCCTCAACCGCATTCAGGGTCGGTGGCTTGACGCAACAAATAAAATCCTGCAATTTTTTGAGTTATATCCTCGTGCGTGAAATGGCACATCGGGAAAATTCGATGGAGGGCATTTTAATCGACGACGACGACCGCATCACCGAAGGAACCACAAGTAATGTGTTTATTGTTAAAAATGGCCAGCTCAAAACACCGCAATTGAACCGCTATATTTTACCGGGAATCACCCGCCAGGTGGTTTTGAAGCTTGCCGAAAAGAGAGGAATTCCGGTTTCCGAGCAAACTCTCAAATCGGAAGATATTTACCACGCCGATGAGGTGTTTATCACCAATTCCAGGGTCGAAATTTTGCCGGTGAGGTGTGCGGATGACAAGATCATTGGGGCTGGAAAACCTGGAAAAATAACTCGTTTTCTGCATGCCGAATTTTTAAAAAGCATTGAAGGGTCGTATCAAAAGTGCTAA
- a CDS encoding DUF1566 domain-containing protein produces MTDRFHDNPSGIITDTQNQIEWLPKDSYLDLGCWRTWQAAKAYVLLMNQVYAGGYSDWRLPTEEEALALFDPQLTSVDWEGEEIHIHPAFVQKCANNIWTSVANEDGQALTVDLRDGSTIYNAKTEEEFQSARLVRNIKN; encoded by the coding sequence ATGACTGACCGGTTTCACGATAATCCCAGTGGCATCATCACCGACACCCAAAATCAAATCGAGTGGCTTCCGAAAGATTCCTATTTGGACCTCGGCTGTTGGAGAACCTGGCAAGCCGCTAAAGCATATGTGCTGCTAATGAACCAGGTGTATGCCGGTGGCTACAGCGACTGGCGTCTGCCCACTGAAGAAGAGGCGTTGGCGTTGTTTGACCCACAACTCACATCCGTTGATTGGGAGGGAGAGGAAATTCATATTCACCCGGCGTTCGTGCAAAAATGCGCCAATAATATTTGGACGAGTGTTGCAAATGAGGACGGTCAGGCATTGACGGTTGATTTGCGTGACGGGTCCACAATTTATAACGCCAAAACGGAAGAAGAGTTCCAGTCCGCAAGGCTGGTCCGAAATATCAAAAACTAA
- a CDS encoding 8-amino-7-oxononanoate synthase, with amino-acid sequence MTHTLHLRLEKQLARLKDENLFRKVVVYKDYRLNLSSNDYLQLRFHPQVLAGAHQAAEDYGTGSGASPLLSGFLPCHQDLLEKLCQWKHKSCGMLFNTGFLANQAVLKHLPGKNDLVLADKLIHHSIAQALVHGQARFKRYHHLDLDHLQELLDKNKDDYETIFVVTESVFSMDGDHPDLKRLVELKRKVPFILVLDEAHGTGAYGQTGGGLAEEMNVLEEIDILVGTLGKALASAGAYVLTSSTTIVDYLTNHAGEYIYSTFLSPAQAGAASAAIDIIRSEAGKRDALRALAKKFRQQLAESGWKTNDFDSPIVPIVIGDAGETLKLRNHLLEYGYLVGAVRPPTVPRGTSRLRVSLYSDVTESQLTEFLGVLKQWKKN; translated from the coding sequence TTGACACATACATTACATCTTCGTTTAGAAAAACAACTGGCGCGTCTCAAGGACGAGAATTTGTTCCGCAAGGTTGTGGTTTATAAAGATTACCGTCTGAACTTATCAAGCAATGATTATTTGCAATTGCGGTTTCATCCGCAAGTATTGGCAGGTGCCCACCAGGCCGCAGAAGATTATGGGACCGGAAGCGGCGCTTCTCCCCTGCTCTCGGGTTTTCTTCCCTGCCATCAGGATCTCCTTGAAAAGCTGTGTCAATGGAAACACAAATCCTGTGGAATGCTGTTTAATACGGGTTTTCTAGCAAATCAGGCAGTGCTGAAACACTTGCCGGGGAAAAACGATCTGGTTCTCGCCGACAAGCTGATCCATCATTCCATTGCCCAGGCTCTGGTTCATGGACAGGCTCGCTTCAAACGCTATCATCACCTCGACCTGGACCATTTGCAAGAACTGCTGGACAAAAATAAAGATGATTATGAAACCATTTTTGTGGTGACTGAAAGCGTATTCAGCATGGATGGGGATCATCCTGATCTCAAACGTCTAGTGGAATTGAAACGCAAAGTCCCCTTTATTCTTGTTCTGGATGAAGCACATGGAACGGGTGCGTACGGACAAACAGGCGGCGGTCTGGCCGAGGAAATGAATGTGTTGGAGGAGATAGACATTCTCGTTGGAACGCTTGGCAAAGCGCTGGCCAGCGCAGGGGCTTATGTACTGACTTCTTCCACAACGATTGTGGATTATCTCACCAACCATGCCGGCGAATATATCTATTCGACTTTTTTATCGCCTGCTCAGGCCGGGGCCGCTTCAGCGGCAATTGACATTATCAGAAGCGAAGCGGGTAAGCGCGACGCCCTGAGGGCACTGGCCAAAAAGTTTCGCCAACAGTTGGCCGAATCAGGGTGGAAAACGAATGACTTCGATTCTCCGATCGTCCCGATTGTGATCGGTGATGCGGGTGAAACCTTAAAGCTTCGCAACCACCTGCTGGAATACGGGTATCTGGTGGGAGCGGTGCGTCCGCCCACAGTGCCGCGTGGAACGTCACGACTGCGAGTTTCTCTCTATTCAGATGTGACGGAGTCTCAGTTGACAGAATTTCTCGGTGTATTGAAGCAATGGAAAAAAAATTGA